One part of the Corynebacterium sp. CNCTC7651 genome encodes these proteins:
- a CDS encoding PIN domain-containing protein, which produces MAHREKPVRVAIDSCLFISLFLDEDESLNDRTEAVLGYDGYEIVLSTLVGIEAVGGNGMRQGANAGPINTEEIQAARYFFDNANVLWMEVNRRVMLRARDYCTNLLIKPPDATVLACAVESGCKHLFTNDRLLIKRSESIPEIEIGLPPELSFFPGEEKGFVMPDEPGGDAGLPD; this is translated from the coding sequence ATGGCTCATAGGGAAAAGCCCGTCCGCGTTGCCATTGACTCATGTCTCTTCATTAGCCTATTCCTCGACGAAGACGAGAGTCTCAACGACCGAACAGAGGCCGTGCTTGGATACGACGGTTACGAGATAGTTCTGTCAACGCTGGTGGGCATCGAGGCTGTTGGTGGCAACGGGATGCGTCAAGGAGCTAATGCGGGCCCTATTAATACTGAGGAAATTCAAGCGGCGCGGTACTTTTTCGATAACGCCAACGTCTTGTGGATGGAAGTGAACCGACGGGTTATGCTCCGCGCCCGCGACTACTGCACAAACCTCCTCATCAAGCCACCCGATGCGACGGTCTTGGCTTGCGCGGTCGAGTCAGGCTGCAAGCACCTGTTTACCAACGATCGTCTTCTTATAAAGCGCTCAGAATCAATTCCAGAGATCGAGATCGGCCTTCCTCCCGAGCTTTCATTCTTCCCCGGAGAAGAAAAGGGATTCGTTATGCCCGATGAACCTGGCGGAGACGCTGGATTGCCTGACTAG